The genomic window GGTAGCGCCGGCGGATCCCGCGCTGATGCGGTCGCTCGGCATGAGCGACGCCGAGATGGCGCTGGCCGCCATCGAGCCCGGCCCGGGGCCGGCCAGCACCGCCGGCCGCGCCGACGCCTTTCTGCTTCCCGACTCGCTCGAGTTCGCGGAGTACAACGCCGAGAGTCCGGCCGGCGCCGCCTACAGCCAGCGGCTGTCGGAGCTCTTCGACAGCGGCGTCATGATGGCGCGGTTCCGGCAGCAGTTCGAGGTGCGCTACTACACGCCGGTCGACGCGATCCGGGCCGCGCTGCTGCAAACGTGGGCCGAATGGAGTGGCACGCACACGGCGCCGCGCATGGCGATCGTCGACTGGCGGGAAGTGCCGACCTGGAGCGAGTTCGAGCTGCTGCGCGACGCGTTCACCGCGGCAGGAATCGAGACGTCGATCCACGATCCGCGCGACCTCACCTTCGACGGCTCCCGCTTGTACGGCGGCGGGCGCGCGATCGACTTCGTCTACCGTCGGGTGCTGATCAACGATATCGTGGCGCGGCCCGATGAATGCCGTGCATTGGTCGACGCCTACCGTGCCGGCGCCGTGTGCGTGGCCAACAACCTCCGCTGCAAGATCCCGCACAAGAAGGCGTTCTTCGCGGTGCTGACCGACGAACGCTACGCGCATCTGTTCGATCCGGCGGACCTGGACGCGGTGCGCGCGCACGTGCCCTGGACGCGGATGGTCGACGGGAAGATCGCCGACGACGTTCGCGGCCGCCGCGAGGACTGCGTCCTCAAGCCGAACGACGAGTATGGCGGGACCGGCGTGATGCTCGGATGGGAGTCGACCGGGTCGGCCTGGGACGCGGCGCTTCAGAGCGCGGTCGCCGACGGCGGCTGGATCGCGCAGCGCCGGATCGCCGTCCGCCGCGAGCCGTTCCCCGTCTGCGACGGCGGCACGGTGGTCGACCGCGACATGCTCGTCGACTTCGCCCCCTACTTGTTCCGCGGCCGTGTCGCGGGGTTCCTCACACGCCTGAGCGCCAGTGGACTCGCCAACGTCACCTCCGGCGGCGGGCAGGTCCCGGCGTTCGTGGTCCAGCCCAGGGACATCGGGCCCGAAGACGCCGGGTTCGAGGCCGGCCTGCAGGTGACGGATTCGACACTGCGCCGCCAATGACCACCTCCACGCTGTTCGGACCGTTCTCACCGGAACTCACGCCCGGCGCCAGAAACGCTGTTGATGTCTGCCTCGCGATTGCGCCACGCGAGCGCGTCGCGCTCATCGCCGACGAGCCCAGCCGCGAGGTCGCGGCCAGTCTCGAGGCCGCGCTGGAGGGCGCCGGCGCCGTTGTCGAGTGCCTGCTGGTCGAGCAGCTCGCGCCGCGGCCGCTCGCGGCGGCGCCGAGCCAGGTGCTGCAAGCGCTCGAACGAGCCGACGCCGGGATTCTCTGCGTCCAGCCGCTGCAGGGAGAGCTCGCGGCGCGGATGCGGATCGTCGAGGTCGTGGAGCGCCGGCAGATCCGCTACGCCCACATGGTCGGCGTCACGCCGCTCATCATGCAGCAGGGGATGCGCGCCGACTACCGGGAGGTCGACCGCCTCAGCTCGGCGCTCTGCGAACGCATGCGCACCGCTTCCGCCCTGCGCGTCGAGACCGAGCAGGGCACCTCGCTGACCGCGACCTTCGAGCCGACGTTCCAGTGGGTGAAGACGAGCGGCATCATCAGTCCGCGCTACTGGTCGAACCTGCCGGCCGGCGAAGTGTTCACGACGCCGAAATCGGTGGACGGGGTGTTCATCTGCAACGGCACCGCCGGCGACTACTTCGGCCCGAAGTACGGCGATCTGTCGCGGACGCCGCTGACCCTCGAGATCGCGCGCGGCCGGCTGGTCGCGGCGCACTGCGAGCGCGCCGAGCTGCAGCGCGAGTTTCTCGAGTACTGTCACACCGACGAATTCAGCGATCGCGTCGGCGAACTCGCCTTCGGCACCAACCTCGCGCTGTCGCGGATGATCGGCATCCTGCTGCAGGACGAGAAGGTCCCCGGCGTGCACCTCGCGTTCGGCGATCCGTACGGGAGCCAGACCGGCGCTCCCTG from Vicinamibacterales bacterium includes these protein-coding regions:
- a CDS encoding aminopeptidase; this translates as MTTSTLFGPFSPELTPGARNAVDVCLAIAPRERVALIADEPSREVAASLEAALEGAGAVVECLLVEQLAPRPLAAAPSQVLQALERADAGILCVQPLQGELAARMRIVEVVERRQIRYAHMVGVTPLIMQQGMRADYREVDRLSSALCERMRTASALRVETEQGTSLTATFEPTFQWVKTSGIISPRYWSNLPAGEVFTTPKSVDGVFICNGTAGDYFGPKYGDLSRTPLTLEIARGRLVAAHCERAELQREFLEYCHTDEFSDRVGELAFGTNLALSRMIGILLQDEKVPGVHLAFGDPYGSQTGAPWKSRTHVDVLTRDCDVWIDDDMIIRKGRYLIERLEL
- a CDS encoding circularly permuted type 2 ATP-grasp protein; its protein translation is MTDPAAAWNAILRVESDADLCGTLADRMRAGRLTFGGRLLCPFLRPFFLHPRDEGRVARASEALWRLGERLAAVAPADPALMRSLGMSDAEMALAAIEPGPGPASTAGRADAFLLPDSLEFAEYNAESPAGAAYSQRLSELFDSGVMMARFRQQFEVRYYTPVDAIRAALLQTWAEWSGTHTAPRMAIVDWREVPTWSEFELLRDAFTAAGIETSIHDPRDLTFDGSRLYGGGRAIDFVYRRVLINDIVARPDECRALVDAYRAGAVCVANNLRCKIPHKKAFFAVLTDERYAHLFDPADLDAVRAHVPWTRMVDGKIADDVRGRREDCVLKPNDEYGGTGVMLGWESTGSAWDAALQSAVADGGWIAQRRIAVRREPFPVCDGGTVVDRDMLVDFAPYLFRGRVAGFLTRLSASGLANVTSGGGQVPAFVVQPRDIGPEDAGFEAGLQVTDSTLRRQ